From the genome of Solanum dulcamara chromosome 12, daSolDulc1.2, whole genome shotgun sequence:
tcggtgctaggtaagctctcaacgaaatagacaaatcataaaatataaagtcaacatcatgtgggaAGGGTCATATCTATTACCCGTCcactatttataaaacacaatcatagaatagctcttTAATCATTAATTAGGTGAGAGATCCTACACCAACATTCTTACTTAACTcgaatttcatcattctttcatttcgtAAGActcttttttttatcatagacatttctttcaaaagcattcatttggagtcaaaagctttcaagtcaaaccccattgaaacatagtaaaacaaggtgggttctattcaattcatctttCAAACATGTTTTTCAATAGAACCATGCATGAACATTATTAATTCAgtcaattcaaaacatacttcaaataacTCATCATTCATTTCAAAGACCCATAATAGCTTGAGGTaggaaattacttgaaattaacaattcatgcaattgagtaGTAGTATAAGCTTATTTgaacataatatcaataatttgaatcataatcgAGCCATTTGAGAAGTATTGAACAAGAcccatttgaaaattcataaacccAAGATAGGAAATTAGGGCCTTCATGGGTAgtaatcaatttcatgcaatttgagtcaataaccaAAATTTTAATCATGCTCCATGctaataagaagaaattagaagtacCCATAAAGAATCAATACTTGAATTCAAAAGAATTAGTTGGAAAGGGTTttaggctccatgggtggaagaacccatggatgaagaacccacataccttgggggatGAAAACCTTAATGCAAAACTTTGAAAAGAATGGAGGTTTAACCTTCTTGGAGTGAAACTCTAGAACCTTTTTTGAAGATGGAGGAAGACTTTAGAGCACTTGGGAGATTAGGATTTTTTTCCCTTAGAgtgtgagtgagagtgaatgagtgtaGAAAGACTTTGGGGTCTTTTAGACAGGTGAAATATACCTTCAAACCGACCTCACTTTGAGTTAAAATgcaagaaaagaccaaaatattcCTTTAAAAATCTGGTCGGAACTAGCTTCACAAGGGACCTTCACGGTCCATGATGCCCACCACGTACTGTGGCAGGGCCTCGTGATGTTTGACTTGGAAGAATATTTTGGAAATTGTTGCAGAgaagtctctgaactttcttCACAGAAGCCAATACGGACCGTACTGAGGTTTACGGAAGAACATCATGGGTCGTGGTGCTCACTGGTAATCCTAGGGCTTAAACGGGTTGAAAAAGTGGCTTTCACGGGCGGCCACTACGGACCGTACTGAATTTCACAGAAGGCCACCATGGGTCATTCTCCTCTTCTATTTGAGCAGCTTCactaaaatagtcataactttttactccgaactccaaatgaggcaaacttggtggcgttaTAAAGaatactcaaagacctttaatttgataggtcatgggataCCTAACTCTTAATTCTGAGAGATATGGTCgcttgaagttgacccttatacggactcatccaaaaacttaattgatagaaattctttggacttggattggtgttagagatctcttatgaccctaaaccacatctaatacctttcaaatacttaggaattgatcctaaatcatatttaaaattagaattcatcgagttcaagcctatacacATAGAaagaatggttcgggtcttgaCATAAAAATTTTCAGGGTATTACACTCTACTTCCTCCATCCGTTGATACTCACTTTGCATAGAAGTGAAACTCCCTTCAATCTGATTGACTACTTAAAGTGGTACCTGATATGTAGCATTAGCCAATTCATTTATTAACATCTGCCCCTTGCTTTGCTTCATTATTTCCTTAGGTACTATTGTCAGTGTCTTGCCCATTTGATTCTGCTTGTTTGCATACTCTTCTTTATGTTCTGCAGGGACAAAAATTGCAATAGATGAGCCATCTTTCATCCCATCAGTAACACTTTTCAAATCCTGAGAAAACTCATCTGGTTTCTTCGCAATCTCCTCATGTTTCTTACCAAGTATTCTATCATTGATGTTTATAGGACCTTTGACaagacccaagctaggccctaagTGCGACACAACGATTAGAATCCCGACAgaccccaaccaagactcttagcatatcattcatgagcatacataaggtaagtaaagcaataaactaaaacataaatgcgtaaataaagtctcaacataGATAGTCTTAATAAAAGAGAACAAGTCTCAAACACGGAATAAAAAGACAgcatagactccatgacatccaacatacctctactaaactAGATGGGGGAATAAGACAAGCTCTTAGCTCAACCATGACAACATATGAAAAGTTATAAGACCgattaaaagataaaagttttttcctcgaagcatgaggactcaccaactatagAAAAGTAAAGttcaactctagccatgagtgagAGGTGCGCAATGATCTTTGGACCCTACATTATagtacaatgtaggcaaaacgtattcattagtacatggaatgcactaagtatgtgagaaatatgcatgaacaatgaatataggacataatcaatatgaataatgagatgcatgaacattttttcaaaacatgaataaaaccttgaaaaccttaaaacatcataatcatatatCAATGCCTCAAGACATCGTCATCAGAATTTTACaccttttcatataccttggtgtgggataggacctttaactgacatataagaccattcgagctataacatggaatttgatgtaaCTCACACATCGAGAAGAAAGAGGCTACTTTACCAAGGTATACTCCGTGAGAACATCATAATCATGGACTATATATGGATCCGCTAGTTAGGACATATTGGCATCATAAACCTACGCAggcaacatagttagggactaaatgttgctactagggttccctTGGATATCCACTATGGCTACCggatcgaaccccaccttaaattcATCTCGatacttagtcattatcccaacggaAATCATGAAAAcgtagtcattaacatcattaatGAAAAGCAATAAAAGAtctcaatcctcatcataagtAAATCATAAgtatagctcattaacatgattgattcgtAAGAAtacatgagttggtgagaatgtcctttcacctctttaacatgattgtgcgagaattacctttcacacTAAAACTTCTTGCTTAAAACATactgaaacatcattcataacttttcataagtcattcataaaccttgataGTCACTCATAAACCTTTAATTGAaatctcttgaaattcatgaccATAATTCCATGAAAATGTACTTGAAATAGCATATAATATGGGTCAtcgaaattcaacttgaaattatgcaatgtgatgtgaattatgcataatttaatcaataatcataattaagaagacccaatgcaatttcatgAAACTAGGGCTTGTTAGAAGAagaatttataagaaaatttgagaagaaccgtgggattccatgggtgaaaggacccaCAGATGAATTCCCACGTACCTTAGATGTTAGAAGCCCTAATTTTCCCTTGACTTGAAGACTTGACCTTGATTTTctctttgaattgcttgaggaaaaagactcttgagagagaactttagagagaagattttaggACTTGGGAGTTAGGTCAGAATGAGAGAATGAGGAGGTattagggtagttaataagaTAGAATAAACCCCAAAAATATTGTCCACAATCATTAATGAAACCATATGTTAAAGACCAAAACACTCCTCCGTGGTCCTTGTCCCAATTTTCCATTAACCTATGCACCTTCACGGTTGCTCTCCACGGCCAGTGAAGAGCACCATGGCCCGTGAAGGGCTACGTGAAGGATCACCTGGTGCTAAAAGCTGTGATTTTTCATCTTAAACCCCATTTctcgactttccaactttcaaaATCTTACAACCTTCAATTGATCTAAGTTGCTTATCAACATTACCTTCATCTGCTGGGACAATCTCATCCTTCTCTCCATCATCAATTCTCTACTTGGTCCTTGAGTGCAACCATTAGCAGACAGATTTACACTTGTTTTATCTTTGTTATTGAGATTTGTAAAAACCTTTGTgacctagtttttggtactatcTTTTTGCTGATTAATTTCTCTATGTTCTCTGCATTCTCCTTGTTTAGCACATGTACTACTATTTCTATTTGTTCCCCCTGTATACTCCTTGCATCAACTGAAGAAGTCTCTGCATGTGGCAATAGCATTTCATTATTTGTATCCTCTTCCCTTAATACTGCAAAGAAGTTATCAGTACTTAACACTGTATTTCCATCCTTGTTAATTCCCTATTTATCAGTAGTTACAGATCTATTTGTTGGATGCCATTTTTTGAAGTGTCTTCCAACCCTTATCAAAGGTACCCCTAGTAAGGAGCAGTCAGTGCATTCTCATTAGAAATATCTACCCTTCATATACTGGATTAGCTTTACGAAGTTCAGGACGTAGAACCCTATAGTCAGCTTTAGCATGTCCCTGTAATTTGCATTGATTACAATACTTTGGCAACATATCATAATGGATTTTAACCCTCTCCACTCTAGAGACCTTAGTATCTTTATTCACCACCTCCAATTCTACAAATATCGAGAATTTAGCAAGCAAATCCACTTGTACCTTGACCCTAAGCACAACTAGGCTGAGTCTTATTTATAGTGGCCATGTCTAGGTGTAATGATTTCCCAACTGCTGAAGCAGTGAGAATATGGATTCCTTAACAAAATATGTTGGTTTTAAATCCAAAAATGAAATCCATGCCATCGCCTGTGTTGTCTCTTCCTCTATATTGAATTTTGCATCATAGATGAGGGGTCTCTCATCATATAGGAATGCCCGTCCTTGGCCAAAATATAATAGCTAATATGAAATCTTCCTAACGACTATGTCTACTTGTTAGCAATCCAATTTTgcattctatttttatttacatTATTTAGGGATTTGAATTCTGACCTCTTCAATTTCAAGCCATCCATACGAGAACTTCACCACAACAGCTTATTGAAGATTCTCTAAGCAATTTTGATCTAAAGATAAAAAGACATTTTCAAAACCATTTTTAATACACTAGGGGAATTTTTTAACTCTTTCCcgtttaaaaatataactacaaTTACCATGAGAAAGTGAATACCTACCTACTCAACGAGTATCTAATCCACCAGCGTGTATAGCATGCATTTTAAACTATCGCATTATTCCAAGAAAAACTTTCATAAGCAAGTTTCATATTACATTACATCATCAAATAATGGAAGAACAAGAAATATTGCCCCAGTGCAAATCATCTTAATTGTGTTCATCCTCGTGCTTTTAAAATCGGCCTATAGTTATGCTTATGCACTATCAAGTTCTCTAAATTCCTCTGCAGTTTAAACCAAAAGGGATGATACTCCTGATGTAACCAAATGAAAGCAATCTGGGGATCAAGCCTACACATGAGCAATGGCTAATAATGTAGCCAGCCAAAACAGCTCTCAAACTGGAAGGAATTAAACACCAGACATCACAATTTCCTATTTAACTAAATTCATAACATCTGCCAATCCACAGACCCCCGGCAGCAACTAAATTCATTTCCCCTCGTCTAGACAAATTTCAAGCTCATTTATAACGATCTATTTTCACTCTGCCCAAGAATAAAACTAGGTAATGAGTAAACTATGGTCCATGATATTCATGAATGCCTTCTTTCTAAAGCCATCAAAATACATTCATCTTCCTTCATCTAAACCTTAATCACTCACCATCCAGAAGCAAACAGATAGTAGTTCGGAATTCATGTAGATCCATTAACATCATAAAAAAATGTAGACCCTCTGATAACAAGAAATTGAACTCTTTATTGGTGATCTTTTGAGTTCTGAGACATTGGTCCAACAGTAACTTTGTAAGGGTAACATCAAATACATCTAGATATAAAGCATCTATATAAAACTCCCACGGATCCTTCATCATGGTAACTTGAGTTTATGGGatcattttcttttgaaataatcaCGTAGCAGACCTCCACAACTCcagcaaattttaaaataagaaatCACTAGAAAATATTGCCAGCGACACCAGAAATAAACAGATATCAGTTTGCTGTACATAGCTCAAATTTCCTTACATCAAAAGAGGGACATGTGTATCTTTTCCCAATTAAAATCCAAGATGCTTCGGAGCGATAAAACCTCTAATGCTAAATTCTCTAGCCCTACATATACAATGAAGTAATAGATAAACTCCATCTCTCCAAGAGGCATGTCAATGCATAGGGCTTCCACATTAACACATCCAACTGCACGCGCTTTTGTGAACTCAAATCTGTACCATAAATAAGTTGGTGGGTAACCAAATGCACTCTTGCAAAAAAGAAAGTAATACAAACCTTCTCTGGGCTTTCACTAAACAGGGGGCAAGGGCATATAGGATACTCAGTTCTAAGAGCATGACTGCCAAATAAAGTACACATGGTAATAAGAAGTGACATACCTTAGTAGTAAGATCCAGAACCACCACTTCCCATAAAACCACTGTCACCCATACCACGACTAGAATAAACCGAGGAGCCAACCTGAATATTCATCACAGAAGAACAGGAACAACACAGTTATCATCAGATAAACACTAAATCTTCCAACAGAAATCAACAAAGTAGAAGCATACATCACTGCCACGAGACATGTAATCACCACCATAGCTGGACGAATACATTCCACCTACATCACTTCCACCATAGGAACCTACAAGCCAAAACAAAATTAAGACAGCTTTCTCTAAGCATACATATAACAACAATTGTTCAGAGAAATAACAAGATTTTGTAATGAACAAAACATACCTCCACCATAGCCCATACCCTGACGACTGCTGTATATCCCATGAGAATCTTGCCTAGAAATGGAGCTCCTGTTGCTACCATATCCAAGATTTGACCTCCCTAGTCTACTAATATGTACATCAGGCAAGTCGATCAATATAGTACCAAAGATTCCAAAAAGGGAAGAAAGATGACTGAACAATAATTATAAGGCACCTGTCACCATATGCATCTCCATACTGGGAGCCGCTTCCACTGCCTAGTTCATAATCCAAACGAGCACGCGAATGCCGCACTCCTGCCTCAGCGTAATGTGGATGAACATCATCCTGGCATGTACAAGAGACAATTAGTTCATATCTTCTTGTCAGATCAAGAAAATATCTAAGCATAGTATATGGTGAAGATAACTCACCGCTGCAGTGTATGGACGTTTCGAACCAGACACAGAATCATATTCACGACCACGTCCCTCACGGTAAGATGGAGGGGGCCTTTCAAACCGTTGCCCATATCCATCATCAACATAAGCTCTCCTTGCTGCAGAGTGAGTACCTCTAGGTAATTCAGGGTAACCAGAGCCACGCGAAGAATATTCATCCCTATAGGATGCACGTCTGTCCGAATGAACCCTTGAAGGATACTCAGCTATTGCTCTGCCTCTAGGAGGAGAGATTTCCTCACGCCGTCCATACTCCCTCTTCAAGTTATTCTTTGGATATGAGGAAACTGCAATTTGGTCAGTAGTCATCAGGTCATTTATAAAATAAGTAGAGTTGAACCAGTAGATTTTAAAGAAAGACGGAAATCACATCATACCAGGGGATCTCCGGTCATATGACCTCCTAGGTGGTGAAGCCATGGGTCTGCCGCCCCTAGGAGGCAAAGCCATCACTGCATGTCTATCTCTCAATGCTGCAGGTCGTTTGAAACCACGACCAACTATAGGAGGCACACGCGTACTAACTCTAGTCCCTCGGATAGAGCGACTATATGGCGTTGTACGACCCCAGGGGGCATGGGAACCACGCATAGGCAAACGCCAAGGTCGGAAATCTCCTCGTCCACCATATTTCCCTCTACCCATATGAAGGGGTCTCGATAGTCTGGACCTTACTTTGACCTGAAACACACAACAATAAGAAACCACTCACAAAGATTCACATATATTCAGGGATACTTAAAGACAGAAAAAATGAACCTTGTTATCTCCTTCACCCAATTCCTCATTATTAATGCTTTTAGCACATGTAACTGCAGCCTCATGAGTGTCAAAGGTGACAAATCCAAAGTCCTTTCTCTTGGCTGAAGGCCTATTTCTGGCAAGCTCAACTTTTCTAATCTTCCCATATTCTTTAAGAAGCTCCCGCACATGGTCCTCGTTCCAGGATACAGCAAGACCATCAATAAACACTGTTTTAACCTGAACTCAAGAAATATTCCCCAGAGTCATGTCTTGATTTAtcaaaaaacaaagaaataagAACAACATACCCAGGGAAATCCCACAGCCACAAATGGTGTGTATgaagaccttacccctaccttgtgaaggcaaagaggttgtttccgaaagacccacCGCTCAAGTAAAATCGTTCTAAGCAgttataaaaaagaaatacagtATTAaagaagcaacaacaacaacaacccagtgaaatcccacaacatggggtctggggagggtagaatgtacgcagaccttactcctaccaaggtaggacggctgtttcatggagaccctcggctcagtaaaagcataaatgcataaaaaaatgttagataagaatagaaaattaaaagctttatgagaaaaacaacaaacaaataacgaatagataacaaataaatacaaataaataaatacaaagaacaaataacgattaaataaataatgaaggcgtcacaggtaaaaaattgagtaatcaaagcatagaaagcaataaataataacagaaataacagaaatcagaagtcaaagcgcaagagatcgtaatgcactactacgcctatgaatagagaagaataacgagactatgaactagccttctaccctaatgtgggtcctccacaccctcctatctaaggtcatgtcctccgttagctgtaactgcgccatatcctgtctaatcacctctccccaatatttcttcggcctacccctacctcttctgtaaccatccatggccagcctctcacacctccgcactggggcatctgtgtctcctcttcacatgtccataccatctcagtcgcattttccgcatcttgtcttccaccgaggcaactcctaccttgtcccgaatagcctcatttctaatcctgtcgctcctggtgtgcccacacatccatctcaaacattctcatctcagcaacttttatcttttgaatgtgagaagtcttaactggccaacactccgccccatacaacatagccggtctaaccaccactttgtagaacttgcccttaagttttggtggcacattcttgtcacatagcactccggaagcgagcctccatttcatccaccctactccaatacgatgtgtgacatcatcgtcaatctccccgcagccttgcatgatagacccaagatacttgcaactactcctcttttggatggcctgagcaccaagcctaacttcaacgccaacctcctgaggtgtctcactgaacttgcactctaagtactctgtctttgtcctactcaacttaaaccctttagactccaaggtatgtctccaatcctccagcttagcgttaactccgcggcgagtctcatcaatcagaactatgtcatccgcgaaaagcatacaccatggcaccacaccttgaatttgtcgcgtcaattcATCTATCACcaaagcaaataaaaaaggactaacagatccttgatgcaaccccatcaccactgggaagtgctctgagtccccttctactgtccttaccctggttttggctccctcgtacatgtccttgatcaccctaatgtatgccataggtacacctttagcctccaaacatgtccatagtatttctcttgggactttgtcataagccttttctaggtcgatgaataccatatgcaagtccctcttcctttccctatgctgctccacgagtctcctcataagatggatggcttctgtagttgagcgtcccggcataaatccaaactggttctctgaaatagacacgtctctcctcaccctcatctctaccactctttctcatagtttcatagtatggcttagtagcttaatacctctatagttgttgcaactctggatatcccctttgtttttgtatagagggatcattatgctcgacctccattcttcgggcatcgttgccgttttaaagatgacattaaataacctagtcaaccactccaaacctaccgagctcgtgctcttccaaaattccccaggaatctcgtcaggtccggttgctcttccccagcgcatcctacgaacgacactcttaacctcctcgaccttaatactcctgcaatacccaaaatcgcaatgcctccctgtatgttctaaatctcccaacacaaagtctctgtccccttcctcattcaagagtttatggaaatagaactgccatctctgtttaatgagggtctcgtctaccaatacttttccatgctcgtccttaatgcacttcacttggtccacatcgcgtgcccttctctcccgcgccctggctagcctgaacaattttctatccccacctttctcttctagttcaacataaaggcgttcaaaagctattgtttttgccgtcgaaaccgccgacttcgcctcctttctcgctatcttataaagttccatattcgtccacttctcttccattccaccccaatatttatatgttggaatttgtggaagaataggtgcgcgagcaaatacggggggaagagttctagcttggcgagagtgaaatttgcagttttcaaggacatctcaaatcttcttagagtcgcgtatccctatatccattggccctcGAACTGGAGCCACACCATCtcctacatagataagtgtactcatgagatgaagatcacccaagtctcgtggattaagccacaactcgatttcgtcaagctgaacactgacggcagcgcgttgggtaatccgggggcaatTGGGGGGGGTGGCATCgtaagagatcacatgggtaaattcatcttcgcctatgtcataccgttaggggagggaaccaacaatcaagctgaactagaggcggcagtttatgggcttaaatggtgcattcaacagggttttcagcacgttatcttagaagttgactcggagttgctcactaaatggatcaatcatcagactAAACCTCCGTagagccttcaccaggtaactcaggaccttgttggtatttccaaattatttattcgcttttcttgcaggcatgtatacagggaggcaaactacactgcggatgctctctccaagcacagtcacactcttaccactccaggccactacaccacccttcagcagctacctcgtggtactcgaggttactacatgctagatagagtcggTCTGCCCAACTTCAGACGGAGaaagaccaaacggattaaaaagcctccatgatctactatttagtgttgcatccttggattgagcacccaattgcagtgtttgtgattttccatgttatatcttatccatgttatttgatgttcATTGTCTAtgctaattttgttgtatatatagcatttatgaggattcatccccatttttatttagatttttcctttattttatgtaaagggagagtctcccttatttatgctttcctagtttctttgtatcgagaggagtcattttctttaggtgcatagtttctaggttttcttttcatgtgcttgtatcggggatgagttggctgccgttagtaggatggtcggcttatgaaccaccataggattggaggttaggtctatgtccccctccgtgtatttttctgtttttatgtataatacagcttggggttgagcggctcaacccctggccgcgcacgagaggtgggagcctcgtgtaaggtctgttcccataaaaaaaaaaataatacgaACTGAAGCAACGTAAACAATGGGTGCAGTAAAAACTCGTAGAATAAGATAATAGAAAGTAATATTACGAGAAAAAACTAAACACTCGACTACCTACTGACCTTCCACCATGATCCCTACCTCCATACTCTCCTATCAAGGATTATATCCTTGATAAGCTGCGGGTGTGTCGTGTCCTGTCTAATCAACTCTCCTCAATACTTCTTGGGCTACCTCTAACTCGTAGAATAAGATAATAGAAAGTAATATTACGAGAAAAAACTAAACACTCGACTACTTACTAACCTTCCACCCTGATCCCTACCTCCATACTCTCCTATCAAGGATTCTATCCTCGATAAGTTGCAGGTGCGTTgtatcctgtctaatcacctctcctcaaTACTTCTTGGCCTACCTCTAACTCTCCTCATACACACCCCACCataccaacctctcacacctcatCCACAGTCAAATAATGAATGGCTGCGTAGCAATTGACTCAAAAGACTCCAACAGCAAACAGGTAAGTCATCAGAAAAGATTCAACACACAAACAAGATAACCAAACTACTTGATGAAAAATCAATAAAAGGGGAGAGACCAAATTTGAACAGCTAGCACCTATCAATAAATCAAACTGATTGAGAAAGGAAAAA
Proteins encoded in this window:
- the LOC129876002 gene encoding heterogeneous nuclear ribonucleoprotein Q-like isoform X2 — protein: MPPKSARKTPTGSGSKRGGRTPRGTPKSQAKPVKLEEPMEVVDKEENKDKAVDLKEELKVEEVPEENPDEKTVQPEPEEPAETASSVKAVDKSFTLKESVDPYEKGERLDLEDNDPEFEPEEYGTVDYDGNGIEHDGIREEGNEIEEEPEVAYVCEEEEGDMVEEDVEDVHEENEGDEEDEHAEIADAAEEEEHHEVVEERRKRKEFEIFVGGLDKDATEEDLRKVFSKVGEITEVRLLMNSQTKKNKGFAFLRFATVEQAKRACTELKNPVVNGKKCGVSPSQDNDTLFLGNICKTWTKEALKEKLKHYGVDNIEDLTLVEDTNNEGMNRGFAFLEFSSRSEAMDAFKRLQKRDVVFGVDRPAKVSFEDSFIDPGDAIMSQVKTVFIDGLAVSWNEDHVRELLKEYGKIRKVELARNRPSAKRKDFGFVTFDTHEAAVTCAKSINNEELGEGDNKVKVRSRLSRPLHMGRGKYGGRGDFRPWRLPMRGSHAPWGRTTPYSRSIRGTRVSTRVPPIVGRGFKRPAALRDRHAVMALPPRGGRPMASPPRRSYDRRSPVSSYPKNNLKREYGRREEISPPRGRAIAEYPSRVHSDRRASYRDEYSSRGSGYPELPRGTHSAARRAYVDDGYGQRFERPPPSYREGRGREYDSVSGSKRPYTAADDVHPHYAEAGVRHSRARLDYELGSGSGSQYGDAYGDRLGRSNLGYGSNRSSISRQDSHGIYSSRQGMGYGGGSYGGSDVGGMYSSSYGGDYMSRGSDVGSSVYSSRGMGDSGFMGSGGSGSYY
- the LOC129876002 gene encoding heterogeneous nuclear ribonucleoprotein Q-like isoform X1, which encodes MPPKSARKTPTGSGSKRGGRTPRGTPKSQAKPVKLEEPMEVVDKEENKDKAVDLKEELKVEEVPEENPDEKTVQPEPEEPAETASSVKAVDKSFTLKESVDPYEKGERLDLEDNDPEFEPEEYGTVDYDGNGIEHDGIREEGNEIEEEPEVAYVCEEEEGDMVEEDVEDVHEENEGDEEDEHAEIADAAEEEEHHEVVEERRKRKEFEIFVGGLDKDATEEDLRKVFSKVGEITEVRLLMNSQTKKNKGFAFLRFATVEQAKRACTELKNPVVNGKKCGVSPSQDNDTLFLGNICKTWTKEALKEKLKHYGVDNIEDLTLVEDTNNEGMNRGFAFLEFSSRSEAMDAFKRLQKRDVVFGVDRPAKVSFEDSFIDPGDAIMSQVKTVFIDGLAVSWNEDHVRELLKEYGKIRKVELARNRPSAKRKDFGFVTFDTHEAAVTCAKSINNEELGEGDNKVKVRSRLSRPLHMGRGKYGGRGDFRPWRLPMRGSHAPWGRTTPYSRSIRGTRVSTRVPPIVGRGFKRPAALRDRHAVMALPPRGGRPMASPPRRSYDRRSPVSSYPKNNLKREYGRREEISPPRGRAIAEYPSRVHSDRRASYRDEYSSRGSGYPELPRGTHSAARRAYVDDGYGQRFERPPPSYREGRGREYDSVSGSKRPYTAADDVHPHYAEAGVRHSRARLDYELGSGSGSQYGDAYGDSRLGRSNLGYGSNRSSISRQDSHGIYSSRQGMGYGGGSYGGSDVGGMYSSSYGGDYMSRGSDVGSSVYSSRGMGDSGFMGSGGSGSYY